The sequence below is a genomic window from Brevibacillus laterosporus.
TTCTGTCTTACATGGCTTACTATTCCGTTATCCACTATTTATATTCATAGGGATGATGGGTATAGGTGTTCTATATGGGACAGCCATGTTAATACGCATGGGTAATTTATTTAGCTGGATGAACATTGAACTGTATTGGGTGCCTTTATCTTTCATAATGATCGGATTAGGATTTCTGTTCCATGAGCGCTATCGGCAACTTGCCTATACACTGGTAGCAAGCGGACTACTCTACTTTTTTGGGCCAGAGATTAGCTCATGGTGGATTCCTGAGGTGTCTCGGGAGATGATACAAATTATGATAGTTATTAAGATATTTATTAGTGCAATATTATTTCTCTTTACACGTCGCTATTGGCTAGAATGGCTTCGACTATAATTCATAGAATCTTTGTGAATCACTACTTGATGTACACGCTCAGAGGCTTCGTCTAAAAACACGAAGCCTCTTTATTTTATTATTGAGACTATCCAAACCTCTTTCTAATTGTATATAATAAAAAGTAAATTCTGAACAAACGCTCGGTCAGTCAAAACGATTACTTGCATGCTGTAGCGACCTGAACTTTATATAGCCATAAAGGAGAGAGATGACATGCAATTTGACCTTACCCAGGAACAGCAGATGTTGCTGAAAATGATTCGAGAATTTGCAGATGAAGTAGTAGCGCCTGGCGCGGAACAACGTGACAAAGAGAAGCAATTCCCTGTTGACATTATGAAGCAATTAAGTGAATTGGAATTGATGGGCTTACCATTTCCCGAAGAATTTGGGGGTGCTGGAGCGGACACGATTAGCTTTGCTATTGTCACTGAAGAGCTGAGCCGTGCATGTGCATCTACAGGCATTACTTATTCAGCACATATTTCATTGGGTGGGGCACCCTTGCATCTGTTTGGTACTAAGGAGCAAAAAGAAACTTATTTAACAAAAATCTGTAGTGGGGAGAGCATAGGAGCATTTGGATTGACAGAGCCACAAGCGGGTTCCGATGCAGGTGGAACAAGAACACACGCTGTGCTACAAGATGGGCAATATGTTATTAACGGCTCCAAATGTTTTATTACCAATGCTTCTTATGCCAAGTTTCTCGCTTTGACAGCTGTAACAGATAAAACAAAAGGGACAAAAGGAATTACCGCTCTTCTAGTCCCTACTAATGCTACAGGATTTAGGGTAGTGGATCGCTATGAAAAGTTGGGTTTAAACGCTTCTAATACCACAGAGTTGGTCTTAGAAGACATTAAAGTACCTCAAGAGGCTATATTGGGCAAAGAAGGAGAGGGCTTCAAACAATTTTTAATTACGTTAGATGGCGGTCGCATTGGTATTGGTGCAATGTCAGTTGGTGTGGCTCAGGCAGCTTTTGATCGAGCACTGCAATACGCAAAAGAAAGAAAAGCTTTTGGCTCTAGCTTATCGCATTTCCAAATGATTCAACAGAAATTGGCTGATATGGCAACCCAAATCGAGTTAGCCCGTACGTTGGTTTATAAAGCAGCGTGGCTCAAAGATCAGGGACGCAAATTTACCAAAGAAGCTGCTATGGCTAAGCTGTATGCCTCGGAGGTCGCGATGTCTGCAACGCATCAGGCCATTCAGATTCATGGAGGATACGGTTATATGAAAGATTATCATGTTGAACGCTACTTCCGAGATGCACGTTTATTGGAAATCGGTGAAGGGACTTCTGAAATCCTACGAATGGTAATTGCGCGTGAAGTAAGTAAATAGGCTCTGTAAATCTCTCCAACTTGGAGGGATTTTTTTACTGGAAATCAAGAGCAAAAACGTAAATATGGGAATAGTATTGAGGTGTTATACTAGTCTT
It includes:
- a CDS encoding acyl-CoA dehydrogenase; protein product: MQFDLTQEQQMLLKMIREFADEVVAPGAEQRDKEKQFPVDIMKQLSELELMGLPFPEEFGGAGADTISFAIVTEELSRACASTGITYSAHISLGGAPLHLFGTKEQKETYLTKICSGESIGAFGLTEPQAGSDAGGTRTHAVLQDGQYVINGSKCFITNASYAKFLALTAVTDKTKGTKGITALLVPTNATGFRVVDRYEKLGLNASNTTELVLEDIKVPQEAILGKEGEGFKQFLITLDGGRIGIGAMSVGVAQAAFDRALQYAKERKAFGSSLSHFQMIQQKLADMATQIELARTLVYKAAWLKDQGRKFTKEAAMAKLYASEVAMSATHQAIQIHGGYGYMKDYHVERYFRDARLLEIGEGTSEILRMVIAREVSK